A single Ziziphus jujuba cultivar Dongzao chromosome 11, ASM3175591v1 DNA region contains:
- the LOC107405308 gene encoding cell wall / vacuolar inhibitor of fructosidase 1-like has translation MKCLITATFLVHAFLIILYVPITQCRVQTMDEKLIEDVCKQTPNFDLCVSSLHSDPKSSSADVPELALIMANIINVKATSTLNHIKDLLKEGSGDRDALVSCGQNYIAILEIDLPQAIKALINGAYDIAEDGFADAVLEANFCEEGFSSGSSPLTDTNKYICDASGVARAIARLLI, from the coding sequence ATGAAGTGCCTTATAACAGCTACATTTCTTGTTCATGCTTTTCTCATAATCCTTTATGTACCAATAACACAATGCAGGGTCCAAACAATGGATGAAAAACTCATAGAAGACGTATGCAAACAGACACCCAATTTTGATCTTTGTGTCTCTTCTCTTCATTCAGATCCTAAAAGCTCCAGCGCAGACGTTCCTGAATTGGCCCTCATAATGGCCAATATAATAAACGTCAAGGCGACAAGTACTCTGAACCACATCAAAGATTTGCTCAAGGAAGGTTCAGGTGACAGGGATGCATTGGTTTCTTGCGGTCAAAACTACATTGCCATTTTAGAGATTGATCTCCCTCAAGCCATTAAAGCTTTAATCAATGGTGCCTATGATATTGCAGAAGACGGTTTCGCTGATGCTGTACTTGAAGCTAATTTTTGTGAAGAAGGTTTCTCATCAGGGAGCTCTCCTCTGACGGATAcgaacaaatatatatgtgacGCGTCCGGTGTTGCTAGAGCCATAGCGAGGTTACTGATTTAA